The Amblyomma americanum isolate KBUSLIRL-KWMA chromosome 5, ASM5285725v1, whole genome shotgun sequence genome window below encodes:
- the LOC144134278 gene encoding endothelin-converting enzyme 1-like, producing the protein MSGSTDVPAGPVPLSPSSPDLPPSTEAPSERPRKRSSKQPSSRWSASGGTASVATPTPLVSPPTPPSRSSITRGSQPKGGPSREGKRLLTVSEQTIRGLESIASQDSSPRPPAKKRNVTRFIIIGSLALLLGGAAILILIKLALRGDIYISDVTICDSEDCLKHAYDVASRLNPRFKPCDDFAAYVCSAWRTKDEASVSVLMDVEYAYSRDLLQRSSQEPLVPEAASALKMINRCVDRSQEDSMDSLRALRQFLNSKEAKVRDPLDKLIGFAVNWHLPILFNVALLPEGEGGKRFIYIFPSDLLEVVLALQKAVVAHGLYDLAWQNMPSVTGVHFTFTKEEIRDAVMSVLSDFLDSTDASHEDPVVLSVNDLPRLSSSEGWLPSFRKAFDVTPAINETDRVVATHQSLLDALVRAFDSRKAVLNEALLWLISQYACFLACTDLIRALPGFKVAPVAHALLCALEVEATHGVLLRADANKRLKDEERANVAGQFDDVKRLVVAKIDSSTTLSREAKLSAAEHIKSVRLSFGSEQVLLDTKEVFELFGAGPKIRTVFFRTWLATRESLRSLNASLRYQLPAVMRRTLANTLVYYDPLTHSLVVSPASFAPPLFYKGGTKVMALGGLGFLMAAQLVRSLAYGVSVWSESSPLDFHGEIQKKRRCGTVEERRWFPAAVAMELLADSLHGVGRVVSIKGMEHFSKYQVFYLTACHVACRRDGSDVHSDECNAAVVNSESFVDAFGCEVGSEMNPLKEKCVLF; encoded by the exons ATGAGCGGAAGCACCGATGTCCCCGCGGGTCCCGTCCCCTTGTCGCCGAGCAGCCCCGACCTGCCGCCATCCACGGAGGCGCCTTCTGAGCGGCCTAGAAAGAGAAGCTCGAAGCAGCCGTCGTCGCGGTGGTCTGCAAGTGGCGGCACTGCCAGCGTCGCCACCCCGACCCCTCTGGTCTCGCCGCCGACCCCGCCCTCAAGGTCCAGCATCACCAGAGGCAGTCAACCGAAAGGCGGCCCCTCGCGTGAGGGCAAACGGCTACTGACCGTGAGCGAGCAGACCATACGGGGCCTCGAGAGCATT GCTTCGCAAGACTCCAGTCCACGACCTCCTGCCAAAAAAAGGAACGTGACAAGGTTCATCATTATCGGATCCCTTGCGTTGCTTCTTGGAGGGGCAGCCATCTTAATCCTCATAAAACTGGCGCTGCGTGGTGACATTTACATTAGCGACGTGACCATCTGCGACTCCGAGGACTGTCTGAAGCACGCCTACGACGTGGCTAGCCGCCTGAACCCGCGCTTTAAGCCCTGCGACGACTTCGCTGCCTACGTGTGCTCTGCGTGGAGGACCAAGGACGAGGCCTCGGTGAGTGTGCTGATGGATGTCGAATACGCTTACTCGAGGGATCTGCTGCAGAGGTCATCACAAGAGCCACTCGTGCCAGAAGCCGCGAGCGCTCTGAAGATGATAAACCGCTGCGTAGACCGTTCGCAGGAGGACTCGATGGACAGCCTGCGCGCGTTACGCCAGTTCCTCAACTCAAAAGAGGCCAAGGTGAGAGATCCCCTTGACAAACTCATCGGATTCGCTGTCAACTGGCACTTGCCGATTCTGTTCAACGTGGCGTTGCTGCCAGAGGGAGAAGGCGGGAAGCGCTTCATTTACATATTCCCCTCAGACTTGTTGGAAGTTGTGCTCGCCCTCCAGAAGGCGGTCGTCGCACATGGCCTTTACGATCTGGCCTGGCAAAACATGCCTTCAGTCACCGGGGTGCACTTCACTTTCACCAAGGAAGAGATTCGTGACGCAGTTATGAGCGTGTTGTCTGACTTCCTGGATTCCACCGACGCCAGTCACGAAGACCCGGTGGTCCTATCCGTCAACGATTTGCCGCGGCTATCGTCATCAGAGGGCTGGTTGCCGTCCTTCCGCAAGGCATTCGATGTAACTCCAGCCATTAACGAGACCGACCGGGTTGTCGCAACTCACCAAAGCCTCCTGGACGCCCTCGTTCGAGCTTTCGACTCAAGGAAAGCAGTTCTCAATGAAGCGCTTCTTTGGCTCATCAGCCAGTACGCTTGCTTCCTCGCTTGCACGGATCTTATTAGGGCCCTGCCGGGTTTCAAGGTGGCTCCGGTCGCGCACGCATTGTTGTGCGCCTTAGAGGTCGAGGCCACCCACGGCGTCCTGCTGAGAGCCGACGCGAACAAGCGACTCAAAGACGAGGAACGCGCCAACGTTGCGGGCCAGTTTGACGACGTCAAGAGGCTGGTGGTCGCGAAGATTGATTCCTCAACGACTCTGAGTCGTGAAGCGAAGCTTAGTGCCGCCGAGCACATCAAAAGTGTCAGGCTTAGTTTCGGCTCAGAACAGGTTCTCCTGGACACGAAGGAAGTGTTCGAACTTTTCGGGGCCGGCCCAAAAATCAGGACTGTGTTCTTCCGAACCTGGCTCGCTACTCGGGAGTCACTTCGATCTTTGAACGCAAGCCTGCGCTACCAGCTTCCCGCGGTCATGAGGAGGACCCTGGCGAACACCTTAGTCTACTACGACCCGCTAACCCACTCGTTGGTCGTGTCGCCGGCGTCGTTCGCGCCACCGCTCTTCTACAAGGGTGGCACCAAGGTCATGGCGCTTGGGGGCCTTGGCTTCCTCATGGCCGCCCAGCTCGTTCGCTCGCTGGCCTACGGTGTGAGTGTGTGGTCGGAGTCTTCGCCACTCGACTTTCATGGCGAGATTCAAAAGAAAAGGCGCTGCGGCACCGTAGAGGAGCGACGCTGGTTCCCTGCGGCAGTGGCCATGGAGCTTCTTGCCGACAGCCTCCACGGTGTCGGCCGTGTGGTCTCCATAAAAGGCATGGAGCACTTCTCAAAGTATCAGGTCTTCTACCTGACTGCTTGTCACGTGGCCTGCCGGCGCGACGGAAGTGATGTCCACTCCGACGAGTGTAACGCTGCTGTTGTGAACTCGGAATCATTCGTCGATGCCTTCGGGTGCGAAGTCGGCTCTGAGATGAACCCCCTGAAAGAGAAGTGCGTCCTTTTTTGA